Below is a window of Salinibacter grassmerensis DNA.
CGAACAGGTCCGCCCGGTCGTACCATGTGCGGAGCGCTTCGGGCGCGATCGGTCCGGTCCAGGTGACGCGGTCGGTCAGCCCCGCCGCCCGGAGCCGCCGGAAGAGGCCCACGGCGTACGCCGGATCGAGCGAGGCGTCCCCGACCAGCGTCCACGTCCACGGCCGGTCTCGGAGGGCGTAGAGCACGTCCACGAACGACTGAAGGCCTTTTTCGGGGAGCAGGTTGGCCACCGTGAGCATCTGCGGCCCGTCGCACCCAAGCCGATCGGGCAGCGCCCCGCGGTACCGTTCATCAAGGCCCGGACGGACGACCTGGACCCGCTCCGCGGACGGCCCTTCGTCTACGAGCGCCTGCTTCACATACCGACTCGTCGCCACGGCCCCATCCACCACGCCCAGGGTGGCCCGCTCCTCCGCAACGCCGCCCGTGTCCGGCGCATGGGGGTCGATGCAGCGCAAGTAGTGTACGAGTAGAATCATGGGGGTCTCCGCAGTGTGCTCCTGGACGGCCCGCAGCGCATCCGGGTGGCGCGCCAGAAGACTGTCCACCACGACGAGCTCTGCGTCCGGCAGGTTCAGGTCCGGGGCCGGACGTGTGTCCGGCGCCCACGTCTTTGCTCGGACCGTTGTCTCGGGACGCAGCCCCGCCACCATCCGCCGGTTGAACACGTTGCCGCCGGTCTGCAGGTCGTGGATGTCGGGGACCAGGAAGACGATCGGTTTGTCCTCCGGTTCGTTCGTCACGGGACTCATAGCAGTAGGAACTCGCATTGGGGGATTGTGGGCGCGGACAACTCCCGTCGTTGCTCTCCGTTAAGGGAGCACATAAGCACGACACGTTCGTTCTTCTCATCTGCACTTTTTCCTCCATGGCCGGACACACGCGCAAGTGGGCAAAGGTCAAGCGCAAGAAGAAAAAGGACGACCGGCGCAAGTCGAAGGTGTGGGCGCGGCTATCGCAGGAGATTGAGAAGGCCGCCCGGGAAGGAGGGGGCGACCCGGACACGAACGTCGCCCTCTCACAGGCCCTGGAGCGGGCCCGCGAGGAAGACATGGCGAAGGACACGATTGAGCGAGCCATCAAGCGGGGCACGGGAGACCTAGAGGAAGAGGGCCGCGAGAAGGTGACCTATGAGGGCTACGCTCCCCACGGTGTGGCCGTCTTCGTGGAGGGGGAGACGGAGAACATCAATCGTACCGTGAAGGACCTCCGCAACCTGTTCTCCGACCACGGCGGCAACCTCGGCAAGGACGGCTCCGTCGCGTACCTGTTCGGGCAAAAAGGGCGATTCGAAATCCCCACCGACGCCACGGACGAGATGACGCTCTTCGAGGTCGCCGTGGAGGCCGGTGCGGAGGAGGTCGACGAGACCGACGAAACGTACGTCGTTACCACCGACCGGGATGCCTTCGCCGACGTGGGCGAGGCCCTCGACGAGGCCGGAATTCCCATGGACGCGAACGACCTCGTGCGCGCCCCGACCACGACCGTCGCCCTGGCCCCCGACGAGCGCGACGCGGTAAGGGGGCTGATCGAAAAGATCAACGACCTCCGGGACGTGGAAGCCGTCTACACCACTCTGGAGATCGACGGCGCCCCGCTGGCGCTCGGCGTCGACGTGGACTCCCCCGCTGGACATTGACCCCGATGCGGGCCATCTTGGGGGTCCGCCTTTCTCCTGCTCCATCTTGCAGACCGATGATTATTCTCGGCGTTGACCCCGGCTCCCGCGCCACCGGCTACGGCCTCGTTGACCAGTCCGGCGGCGGTGAGCACCTCGTGGCCGCCGACACGATCCGTCTCGGGAGCACCGACGATCATCCCTCCCGCCTGAAGCACATTTACGACGCGCTCGTCGATGTCATCGACGCGCACGGCCCCGACGAGTTTGCGGTGGAGATGCCGGTGTACGGCCAAAACCCCCAGTCCATGCTGAAGCTGGGGCGGGCCCAGGCCGCCGCGATGATGGCGGCCCTCAACCGCGACCTGCCCGTGGCTCAGTACACGCCGAAGGAGGTAAAAAAGTCCGTGACAGGCAACGGCAATGCCTCGAAGAAGCAGGTCGGGTTTATGATCGAGTCGATCCTCTCCGCCGAGGCGGAGACCTTTACCCACGACACCTCCGATGCCCTCGCCATTGCGTTGTGCCATGGCAACCGCGACGCGCACGACGACGGCGACTCCTACACCGGATGGGCCAGCTTCGTCGACGCCAACCCCGACCGCGTGTCGGAATGATGGCGTAGGCGATGGGGGACGCCTCCCTTCCCTCCCACCCCGCGAATGCCCTAGCGGTACCCTTTTTCTTTGTCCCGCACCCGAACCGCCCGTTCTACCTCGTCGGTGTCGAGTTGACCGCCGCTCAACTCGTGGGCGAGCTCGGCAATCCGCTCTACCTTCTTGGGGGCCTGCCGCCACTCTGGATGGGCCTGGTCGATGAGGCTGATGAGGATGCGAACATACGGGTATCGATCCTCCCGCGAGTCCAGCTCGGCGATCGACTGTGCGAAAAGCTCAGCGTTTCGGCCCACCTGTCGGTCGACCATCGTAGAATCATAGCGCATAATGGAGAGCCGTCAAACCAAAGCCATTGAGGATTCCTCCTCCCATTCTTACTTCCGATAGTGTCGTTCTCTACCCGGGATGAAGGGACTGCCACCAACGTGCCCCCCGGCCGAGAGTTGCCTCTGCCATCGGTCCGCTTCTCTCGGCGTCCGGACTCACCCCGATGGTTTCACTTCTTTAACAGACGGCAGAATGTGCACCAAGGGGGCCGGGCGAACTTGGCCTCACACGTTTCGTACGTGGTACTGGTATCTTCCAGGCCCCGCAGTACCATGAGCAACCGCTCCGACGAGTCCTCCACCCCATATCAGCTTGATCGCCTCCAGGAGGTGCCCGCCTTTCACC
It encodes the following:
- a CDS encoding glycosyltransferase family 4 protein; the protein is MSPVTNEPEDKPIVFLVPDIHDLQTGGNVFNRRMVAGLRPETTVRAKTWAPDTRPAPDLNLPDAELVVVDSLLARHPDALRAVQEHTAETPMILLVHYLRCIDPHAPDTGGVAEERATLGVVDGAVATSRYVKQALVDEGPSAERVQVVRPGLDERYRGALPDRLGCDGPQMLTVANLLPEKGLQSFVDVLYALRDRPWTWTLVGDASLDPAYAVGLFRRLRAAGLTDRVTWTGPIAPEALRTWYDRADLFVLPSRFETCSLSTREAMARGLPVAGYRVGGMAENAGDETVGCLVSTDGPRSLRAALRSLLADPMARAQRGRAAWRRSRDFPTWTEAAARFREALATLRARAAGAAP
- a CDS encoding YebC/PmpR family DNA-binding transcriptional regulator; its protein translation is MAGHTRKWAKVKRKKKKDDRRKSKVWARLSQEIEKAAREGGGDPDTNVALSQALERAREEDMAKDTIERAIKRGTGDLEEEGREKVTYEGYAPHGVAVFVEGETENINRTVKDLRNLFSDHGGNLGKDGSVAYLFGQKGRFEIPTDATDEMTLFEVAVEAGAEEVDETDETYVVTTDRDAFADVGEALDEAGIPMDANDLVRAPTTTVALAPDERDAVRGLIEKINDLRDVEAVYTTLEIDGAPLALGVDVDSPAGH
- the ruvC gene encoding crossover junction endodeoxyribonuclease RuvC, whose translation is MIILGVDPGSRATGYGLVDQSGGGEHLVAADTIRLGSTDDHPSRLKHIYDALVDVIDAHGPDEFAVEMPVYGQNPQSMLKLGRAQAAAMMAALNRDLPVAQYTPKEVKKSVTGNGNASKKQVGFMIESILSAEAETFTHDTSDALAIALCHGNRDAHDDGDSYTGWASFVDANPDRVSE
- a CDS encoding DUF4290 domain-containing protein, which gives rise to MRYDSTMVDRQVGRNAELFAQSIAELDSREDRYPYVRILISLIDQAHPEWRQAPKKVERIAELAHELSGGQLDTDEVERAVRVRDKEKGYR